A genomic stretch from Streptomyces venezuelae ATCC 10712 includes:
- a CDS encoding TetR family transcriptional regulator produces MTSKAPRYHSSVSSSASSSVIPSAAGGPGPAAPVSLAQRKRQLVATELTEAALQLLALKGFDAVTVDEIATAAGVSKRTFFRYFASKEDVVVQFLAGMGADIRADLAARPAGEPLSDALRHAVSVPLTTCGEHVERALPVVRLILRTPALLARFLEHQERWREDLTEELAARLGRDPRADLRPRLAAGMALAAFDAVLRRWSEGEGAADGAEDPDALIGEAFAVLAPALDSVAP; encoded by the coding sequence ATGACATCGAAGGCACCGCGTTACCATTCCTCCGTGAGTTCCTCCGCGAGTTCCTCCGTGATTCCGTCCGCGGCCGGCGGCCCCGGCCCCGCCGCCCCCGTCAGCCTCGCCCAGCGCAAGCGCCAGCTCGTCGCCACCGAGCTCACCGAGGCGGCCCTCCAGCTGCTCGCCCTCAAGGGCTTCGACGCCGTCACCGTCGACGAGATCGCGACCGCCGCCGGGGTCTCCAAGCGGACCTTCTTCCGCTACTTCGCGTCCAAGGAGGACGTGGTTGTCCAGTTCCTCGCGGGCATGGGCGCCGACATACGCGCCGACCTCGCCGCCCGGCCCGCCGGCGAGCCCCTCTCCGACGCGCTCCGGCACGCCGTGTCCGTACCCCTGACCACCTGCGGCGAGCACGTCGAGCGCGCCCTGCCGGTGGTCCGGCTGATCCTGCGGACCCCCGCCCTGCTCGCCCGCTTCCTCGAGCACCAGGAGCGGTGGCGCGAGGACCTGACGGAGGAGCTGGCGGCCCGCCTGGGCCGCGACCCCCGGGCCGACCTCCGCCCCCGGCTCGCCGCGGGCATGGCACTGGCCGCCTTCGACGCCGTACTGCGCCGGTGGAGCGAGGGGGAGGGGGCCGCCGACGGCGCCGAGGACCCGGACGCGCTGATCGGGGAGGCCTTCGCCGTCCTCGCGCCCGCGCTGGACTCCGTGGCGCCGTAG
- a CDS encoding oxidoreductase codes for MTKKQRWTADRIPDQTGRVFVVTGANSGLGLATTRELARRGARVVLAVRDEEKGRRAVEELAASGVRPGLLDVRPLDLADLDSVRAFADRMHAEHTRLDVLVNNAGVMAPPRTLSPQGHEVQFATNHLGHFALTGLLLDLLAAGRDPRVVALSSIKHRQGSLRLDDLTGERGYTPMGFYNQSKFANTVFGLELHRRLTAAGSPVAAVLAHPGYTATRLQTRDTSGLKRWVFHHVGNPYVAQRPEQGALPQLYAATEPGVVGGEFIGPGGMAELRGAPVRVRPTAAAADPETGRRLWELSERLTGVGFPVTASSR; via the coding sequence ATGACCAAGAAGCAGCGCTGGACCGCCGACCGGATCCCGGACCAGACCGGGCGGGTCTTCGTCGTCACCGGGGCCAACAGCGGCCTCGGCCTCGCCACCACACGCGAGCTCGCCCGCCGGGGCGCACGCGTGGTGCTCGCCGTACGGGACGAGGAGAAGGGTCGCCGGGCCGTCGAGGAACTGGCCGCCTCCGGGGTCCGTCCCGGGCTCCTCGACGTACGCCCGCTGGACCTCGCCGACCTCGACTCGGTCCGTGCCTTCGCCGACCGGATGCACGCCGAGCACACCCGCCTCGACGTGCTCGTCAACAACGCGGGCGTCATGGCTCCGCCGCGCACCCTGAGCCCCCAGGGTCACGAGGTCCAGTTCGCCACCAACCACCTCGGCCACTTCGCGCTCACCGGACTGCTGCTCGACCTGCTCGCCGCCGGGCGGGACCCCCGGGTCGTCGCGCTCAGCTCGATCAAGCACCGGCAGGGCAGCCTCCGCCTCGACGACCTCACCGGCGAGCGCGGCTACACGCCCATGGGCTTCTACAACCAGTCGAAGTTCGCCAACACGGTCTTCGGCCTCGAACTCCACCGGCGACTCACCGCGGCCGGCAGCCCCGTCGCCGCGGTGCTCGCCCACCCCGGCTACACGGCGACCCGGCTCCAGACCCGGGACACCTCGGGCCTCAAGCGATGGGTCTTCCACCACGTCGGCAACCCGTACGTCGCCCAGCGCCCGGAGCAGGGCGCACTGCCCCAGCTGTACGCGGCGACCGAACCGGGCGTGGTGGGCGGCGAGTTCATCGGGCCCGGCGGCATGGCCGAACTGCGCGGCGCACCGGTCCGCGTGCGGCCCACCGCCGCGGCGGCCGACCCGGAGACGGGCCGCCGGCTGTGGGAGCTCTCGGAACGCCTGACCGGGGTCGGCTTCCCGGTCACTGCCAGCTCGCGGTGA
- a CDS encoding MDR family MFS transporter translates to MATTTTPETGVRGGSAQQGGSASGGAPMTHKQIMEALSGLLLGMFVAILSSTIVSNALPQIITDLGGGQSAYTWVVTAALLSMTATTPLWGKLADLFSKKLLVQIALIIYVAGSVVAGLSQSTGMLIACRVVQGIGVGGLTALSQIILAAMIAPRERGRYSGYLGATFAVATVGGPLLGGVITDTEWLGWRWCFYVGVPFAIIALVVLQKTLKLPVVKRQVKVDWAGAFFISAAVSLLLIWVTFAGDKYDWMSWQTAAMVLGALALGGIFVLVESKASEPIIPLRLFRNRTITLASLASLFVGVAMFAGTVFFSQYFQLARNESPTMSGVLTIPMIGGLFISSTVSGLVITKTGKWKAWLVSGGALAAGGLGLLGTIRYDTAYWHIALFMAVLGLGLGMMMQNLVLCTQNQVAPADLGAASSVVTFFRSLGGAIGVSALGAVMAHRVTSYVKEGLAELGPKAAGAMGKGGSGGGIPDMDKLPAPIRTVMEDAYGHGVADVFLYSAPFALLAFVVTLFIKEVALKSSSAKASEEA, encoded by the coding sequence ATGGCTACGACCACCACACCCGAGACCGGTGTGCGCGGCGGGAGCGCCCAGCAAGGGGGCAGTGCCTCCGGCGGCGCCCCGATGACGCACAAGCAGATCATGGAGGCGCTGTCCGGGCTGCTGCTCGGCATGTTCGTCGCCATCCTGTCCTCGACGATCGTCTCCAACGCCCTCCCGCAGATCATCACCGACCTCGGCGGCGGCCAGTCCGCCTACACGTGGGTGGTCACCGCCGCGCTTCTCTCGATGACCGCGACCACCCCGCTCTGGGGCAAGCTCGCGGACCTCTTCTCCAAGAAGCTGCTCGTCCAGATAGCCCTGATCATCTACGTGGCGGGCTCGGTCGTCGCCGGCCTCTCGCAGAGCACCGGCATGCTCATCGCCTGCCGTGTCGTCCAGGGCATCGGCGTCGGCGGTCTGACCGCCCTCTCGCAGATCATCCTGGCCGCGATGATCGCCCCGCGTGAGCGCGGCCGGTACAGCGGCTACCTCGGCGCGACCTTCGCCGTCGCCACCGTCGGCGGCCCGCTGCTCGGCGGCGTCATCACCGACACCGAGTGGCTCGGCTGGCGCTGGTGCTTCTACGTGGGCGTGCCCTTCGCGATCATCGCGCTGGTCGTCCTGCAGAAGACCCTCAAGCTCCCCGTCGTGAAGCGTCAGGTCAAGGTCGACTGGGCCGGTGCCTTCTTCATCAGCGCCGCCGTCTCCCTGCTCCTCATCTGGGTCACCTTCGCGGGCGACAAGTACGACTGGATGTCCTGGCAGACGGCCGCGATGGTGCTCGGCGCACTCGCGCTCGGCGGGATCTTCGTCCTCGTCGAGTCGAAGGCGAGCGAGCCGATCATCCCGCTCCGCCTCTTCCGCAACCGCACGATCACCCTGGCCTCGCTCGCCTCGCTCTTCGTGGGTGTCGCGATGTTCGCCGGCACGGTCTTCTTCAGCCAGTACTTCCAGCTGGCGCGCAACGAGTCGCCGACCATGTCCGGCGTCCTCACCATCCCGATGATCGGCGGCCTGTTCATCTCCTCCACCGTCTCCGGCCTGGTCATCACCAAGACCGGCAAGTGGAAGGCGTGGCTGGTCAGCGGTGGCGCGCTCGCCGCGGGCGGGCTCGGGCTGCTCGGCACGATCCGTTACGACACGGCGTACTGGCACATCGCGCTCTTCATGGCGGTCCTCGGCCTCGGCCTCGGCATGATGATGCAGAACCTGGTGCTCTGCACGCAGAACCAGGTGGCCCCCGCCGACCTCGGCGCCGCCTCCTCCGTCGTCACCTTCTTCCGCTCCCTCGGCGGTGCGATCGGTGTCTCGGCGCTCGGCGCGGTCATGGCCCACCGGGTCACGAGCTACGTCAAGGAGGGCCTGGCCGAGCTCGGTCCGAAGGCCGCGGGCGCCATGGGCAAGGGCGGCTCGGGCGGCGGCATCCCCGACATGGACAAGCTGCCGGCCCCGATCCGGACGGTCATGGAGGACGCGTACGGCCACGGTGTCGCCGATGTCTTCCTCTACTCGGCGCCGTTCGCGCTGCTGGCCTTCGTGGTGACGCTCTTCATCAAGGAGGTCGCCCTGAAGAGCAGCTCGGCGAAGGCCTCCGAGGAGGCCTAG
- a CDS encoding RNA polymerase sigma factor SigF — MPASTAPQVPPQHEAGGPEAPRPRPQSTRGADTRALTQVLFGQLKNLEPGTPEHHRVRGALIEANLPLVRYAAARFRSRNEPMEDVVQVGTIGLINAIDRFDPDRGVQFPTFAMPTVVGEIKRYFRDNVRTVHVPRRLHELWVQVNGATEDLTTAHGRSPTTAEIAERLRIGEDEVLACIEAGRSYHATSLEAAQEGDGLPGLLDRLGYEDPALAGVEHRDLVRHLLVQLPEREQRILMLRYYSNLTQSQISQELGVSQMHVSRLLARSFARLRSANRIEA; from the coding sequence GTGCCGGCCAGTACAGCACCTCAGGTCCCGCCCCAGCACGAGGCGGGCGGCCCGGAGGCCCCGCGCCCCCGCCCCCAGAGCACCCGCGGCGCCGACACCCGCGCCCTCACCCAGGTGCTCTTCGGGCAGCTCAAGAACCTGGAGCCGGGCACTCCGGAGCACCACCGGGTGCGCGGGGCCCTCATCGAGGCCAACCTTCCCCTCGTGCGGTACGCGGCGGCCCGCTTCCGCTCCCGCAACGAGCCGATGGAGGACGTCGTCCAGGTCGGCACGATCGGGCTGATCAACGCGATCGACCGCTTCGACCCCGACCGGGGCGTCCAGTTCCCGACCTTCGCCATGCCGACGGTCGTCGGCGAGATCAAGCGGTACTTCCGCGACAACGTCCGCACCGTGCACGTGCCCCGCCGGCTCCACGAGCTCTGGGTCCAGGTGAACGGCGCCACGGAGGACCTGACGACCGCTCACGGCCGCTCCCCCACGACCGCGGAGATCGCCGAGCGGCTGCGGATCGGCGAGGACGAGGTGCTCGCCTGCATCGAGGCGGGACGCTCGTACCACGCCACCTCCCTGGAGGCCGCGCAGGAGGGCGACGGGCTGCCCGGGCTGCTCGACCGGCTCGGTTACGAGGACCCCGCCCTGGCCGGGGTGGAGCACCGCGACCTCGTCCGGCACCTGCTCGTCCAACTGCCGGAGCGGGAGCAGCGGATTCTGATGCTGCGTTACTACAGCAATCTGACCCAGTCTCAGATCAGCCAGGAACTCGGCGTCTCGCAGATGCATGTGTCAAGGCTCCTCGCCCGGAGCTTCGCACGTTTGAGATCCGCAAACAGAATCGAGGCGTAA
- a CDS encoding TetR/AcrR family transcriptional regulator, protein MVKAADRAKNPARSSVWLEVREPRSGGGPAGLDRDRIVAAAIRMLDEEGLAKLSMRKLAAELNVTAMSLYWYVDTKDDIIEFAMDSVYGEFDLAAVDAADGWRDRLRALAVEYRTMLVRHPWMSPSAGQYLNIGPHAMEVGGKIQEAVRDTGLPRDRQPSATSAVFQFVYGYGTIESQFRRRAAEAGMSQDEFYVESIKAFRDDPGFAESLGPVAEILDERASHGSVTEIWDRDFDYALEVLIAGIEAMVSRGTATGGTRT, encoded by the coding sequence ATGGTCAAGGCAGCCGATCGGGCCAAGAACCCGGCGCGTTCCAGCGTCTGGCTGGAGGTCAGGGAGCCGCGCAGCGGCGGCGGCCCGGCCGGGCTCGACCGGGACCGGATCGTCGCCGCCGCGATCCGGATGCTCGACGAGGAGGGCCTGGCCAAGCTGTCGATGCGCAAGCTCGCGGCCGAGCTCAACGTCACCGCGATGTCCCTGTACTGGTACGTGGACACCAAGGACGACATCATCGAGTTCGCCATGGACAGCGTGTACGGCGAGTTCGACCTGGCGGCGGTCGACGCCGCCGACGGCTGGCGCGACCGGCTCCGGGCGCTCGCCGTGGAGTACCGCACGATGCTGGTCCGCCACCCGTGGATGTCGCCGAGCGCGGGCCAGTACCTGAACATCGGCCCGCACGCGATGGAGGTCGGCGGCAAGATCCAGGAGGCGGTCAGGGACACCGGTCTGCCGAGGGACCGTCAGCCCAGCGCGACCTCGGCGGTCTTCCAGTTCGTCTACGGCTACGGAACGATCGAGTCCCAGTTCCGGCGGCGCGCGGCGGAGGCCGGGATGTCGCAGGACGAGTTCTACGTGGAGTCGATCAAGGCCTTCCGGGACGATCCGGGCTTCGCGGAGTCCCTCGGACCCGTGGCGGAGATCCTCGACGAGCGGGCCTCGCACGGCAGCGTCACCGAGATCTGGGACCGTGACTTCGACTATGCGCTGGAGGTCCTGATCGCCGGCATCGAGGCGATGGTTTCACGTGGAACGGCGACCGGCGGGACCAGGACATGA
- a CDS encoding MFS transporter — translation MTAKTAATEPTAATGGHPQRWLILGVICLAQLTVLLDNTVLSVAIPSLTSELHATTTDIQWMINAYSLVQSGLLLSAGNAADRYGRKKLLAIGLALFGIGSLAAGLADSTAQLIAARAGMGVGGALLMTTTLAVVMQIFDDSERVKAIALWSTVASLGFAGGPLVGGVILNHFWWGMIFLINIPVAVMALVAVLKLVPESKNPQGERPDLLGALLSTIGMAAVVYAIISGPEHGWVSAQVLVPAAIGVLGLGAFALWELHTPYPMLDMHFFRNQKFIGAIGGSILVVFGMGGSLFLLTQHLQFVLGYEPLEAGLRMAPLALTIVGLNLTGIGPKIVMKLGTPPTVVLGMSLVAGGLTAISLLGGGTDGSYAGMLLGLVLMGGGIAVSSPAMANAIMSSIPPEKAGVGAGINGTLAEFGNGLGVAVLGAVLNARFAALVAVTASSLPAALAAAGGEAERRAISEAFASGLQTSQLVGAIAVFAGGLVAAALLRRAERTEKARAAEQPVAA, via the coding sequence ATGACGGCGAAGACCGCCGCGACCGAACCGACCGCCGCCACCGGCGGTCACCCTCAGCGCTGGCTGATCCTCGGCGTCATCTGCCTCGCCCAGCTCACCGTGCTGCTCGACAACACCGTCCTCAGCGTCGCCATCCCGTCGCTGACCTCGGAACTCCACGCGACCACCACCGACATCCAGTGGATGATCAACGCGTACTCACTCGTCCAGTCCGGCCTGCTCCTCTCGGCCGGCAACGCCGCCGACCGCTACGGCCGCAAGAAGCTGCTCGCGATCGGACTCGCGCTCTTCGGCATCGGCTCGCTCGCCGCCGGGCTGGCCGACTCCACCGCCCAGCTGATCGCCGCCCGCGCGGGCATGGGCGTCGGCGGCGCGCTCCTGATGACCACGACCCTCGCCGTCGTCATGCAGATCTTCGACGACTCCGAGCGGGTCAAGGCCATCGCGCTCTGGTCCACCGTGGCCTCCCTCGGCTTCGCCGGCGGACCGCTGGTCGGCGGCGTGATCCTGAACCACTTCTGGTGGGGAATGATCTTCCTGATCAACATCCCGGTCGCGGTCATGGCGCTCGTCGCCGTCCTCAAGCTCGTACCGGAGTCCAAGAACCCGCAGGGCGAGCGCCCGGACCTGCTCGGCGCGCTGCTCTCCACCATCGGCATGGCCGCCGTCGTGTACGCGATCATCAGCGGCCCCGAGCACGGCTGGGTCTCCGCGCAGGTGCTGGTTCCGGCCGCGATCGGGGTGCTCGGTCTCGGTGCGTTCGCGCTGTGGGAGCTGCACACCCCGTACCCGATGCTCGACATGCACTTCTTCCGGAACCAGAAGTTCATCGGCGCCATCGGCGGTTCGATCCTGGTCGTCTTCGGCATGGGCGGCTCGCTCTTCCTGCTCACCCAGCACCTGCAGTTCGTGCTCGGTTACGAACCCCTTGAGGCCGGGCTGCGGATGGCGCCGCTCGCGCTGACGATCGTCGGCCTCAACCTGACGGGCATCGGGCCGAAGATCGTCATGAAGCTCGGCACCCCGCCCACCGTCGTCCTCGGCATGTCCCTGGTCGCGGGCGGCCTCACCGCGATCTCGCTGCTCGGCGGCGGTACCGACGGCAGCTACGCGGGCATGCTCCTCGGCCTGGTCCTGATGGGCGGCGGCATCGCCGTCTCCTCGCCGGCCATGGCCAACGCGATCATGAGCTCCATCCCGCCGGAGAAGGCGGGCGTGGGCGCCGGCATCAACGGCACCCTCGCCGAGTTCGGCAACGGCCTCGGCGTCGCCGTCCTGGGCGCCGTGCTCAACGCCCGGTTCGCCGCGCTGGTCGCCGTCACCGCCAGCTCGCTCCCGGCCGCCCTGGCCGCCGCGGGCGGCGAGGCCGAGCGCCGGGCGATCTCCGAGGCCTTCGCCTCCGGGCTGCAGACCAGCCAGCTGGTCGGCGCGATCGCCGTCTTCGCCGGCGGCCTGGTGGCCGCGGCGCTGCTCCGGCGCGCCGAGCGGACGGAGAAGGCCCGGGCCGCCGAGCAGCCGGTCGCTGCCTAG
- a CDS encoding RNA polymerase sigma factor SigF, with translation MSTELGSSKVLTLTPVPVPAQTTAPTATDSESAPTAPPPMAVTSGALDTRTLSRSLFLRLRALDDEGAAADSPERTYVRDTLIELNLPLVRYAAARFRSRNEPMEDIVQVGTIGLIKAIDRFDCERGVEFPTFAMPTVVGEIKRFFRDTSWSVRVPRRLQELRLALTKASDELAQKLDRSPTVTELAAVLGVSEEDVVDGLAVGNAYTASSLDSPSPEDDGGEGSLADRLGYEDTALEGVEYRESLKPLLAKLPPRERQIIMLRFFANMTQSQIGEEVGISQMHVSRLLTRTLAQLREGLIAD, from the coding sequence ATGTCCACAGAACTGGGCAGCTCGAAGGTGCTCACGCTCACGCCCGTTCCCGTGCCCGCGCAGACGACGGCGCCGACCGCGACCGACAGCGAGAGCGCCCCGACCGCGCCGCCGCCGATGGCCGTCACGTCGGGAGCCCTCGACACCCGCACCCTCTCCCGCTCCCTGTTCCTGCGGCTGCGCGCCCTGGACGACGAGGGCGCGGCCGCGGACAGCCCCGAGCGGACCTACGTCCGCGACACCCTCATCGAGCTCAACCTCCCCCTCGTGCGGTACGCGGCGGCCCGGTTCCGCTCCCGCAACGAGCCGATGGAGGACATCGTCCAGGTCGGCACCATCGGCCTGATCAAGGCGATCGACCGCTTCGACTGCGAACGGGGCGTGGAGTTCCCGACGTTCGCGATGCCGACCGTCGTCGGTGAGATCAAGCGCTTCTTCCGCGACACCTCGTGGTCGGTCCGCGTCCCGCGCCGGCTCCAGGAGCTGCGCCTGGCCCTCACCAAGGCCAGCGACGAGCTCGCCCAGAAGCTCGACCGCTCCCCCACCGTCACCGAACTCGCCGCCGTGCTCGGGGTGTCGGAGGAGGACGTCGTCGACGGCCTCGCCGTGGGCAACGCCTACACCGCCTCCTCGCTGGACTCCCCCTCGCCCGAGGACGACGGCGGCGAGGGCTCCCTCGCCGACCGCCTGGGCTACGAGGACACGGCGCTCGAAGGCGTCGAGTACCGCGAGTCGCTCAAGCCGCTGCTCGCCAAACTCCCGCCCCGGGAGCGGCAGATCATCATGCTGCGCTTCTTCGCCAACATGACCCAGTCGCAGATCGGCGAGGAGGTCGGCATCTCGCAGATGCACGTCTCGCGGCTGCTGACCCGCACCCTCGCCCAGCTGCGCGAGGGCCTCATCGCGGACTGA
- a CDS encoding ArnT family glycosyltransferase — translation MTSTSLAAPVGAAHAVPSRGGPLARVWRGRPEDAPWVRPAFLGLLAVTTVLYLWNLSASGYANSFYSAAVQAGGESWKAFFFGSLDAANAITVDKPPAALWPMALSVRLFGLGSSQILVPEVLMGVGTVAVLYAAVRRRFGAGAGLVAGVVLALTPVAALMFRFNNPDALLALLMTVAVYCVLRALEQDRGAARWLVLAGVAFGFAFLAKTLQAFLILPPLALVYVVCAPGGLGRRLGRLALGGLAMLVSAGWWVALVELWPASSRPYVGGSQNNSFLELTFGYNGLGRINGNETGSVGGGGGGGGGGRWGETGIARMFNDSIGGQISWLLPAALILLVAGLVVTWRAPRTDTARSAFLVWGGSLLITLAVFSFMAGIFHEYYTVALAPYLAALVGMGAAVLWEERTRLLASAALAVTVGGTAWWGWTLLGRTPEWLPWLRWAVLVAGAVAALGLLFAGRVDRRIGLGVAGLGLAAGLAGPFAYTLATLDSGHQGSIVTAGPAGGAMGGRGPGGGMRMMEGGGFPGGPGGQMPGGPGGPGGQAGRPGQGGGQPPNGQLPNDGQGQGQAQGQGQPQGQMPGGTPPQGMTRGEGFGGGGGGMGGLLNGASVGTEAKDALLEDADSYTWVAATVGAQNAASYQLATEKPVMAIGGFNGSDPSPTLAQFKQYVAEGKIHYFIGGGEGGGTGEDGGRMAGGRMGGGGGPGGNSEISAWVSATFEKVTIGSATFYDLTAAK, via the coding sequence ATGACTTCGACCTCCCTGGCCGCGCCCGTCGGCGCGGCCCATGCCGTGCCGTCCCGCGGTGGCCCGCTCGCCCGGGTGTGGCGCGGCCGTCCCGAGGACGCCCCCTGGGTCCGGCCCGCGTTCCTGGGCCTGCTCGCCGTGACCACCGTGCTGTACCTGTGGAACCTGAGCGCCTCCGGCTACGCCAACTCCTTCTACTCGGCCGCCGTCCAGGCGGGCGGCGAGAGCTGGAAGGCCTTCTTCTTCGGCTCGCTCGACGCGGCCAACGCCATCACCGTCGACAAGCCGCCCGCCGCCCTGTGGCCGATGGCCCTCTCCGTCCGCCTCTTCGGCCTCGGCTCCTCGCAGATCCTGGTGCCCGAGGTGCTCATGGGCGTGGGCACCGTCGCCGTGCTCTACGCGGCGGTACGGCGCCGGTTCGGCGCGGGCGCGGGTCTCGTCGCGGGCGTCGTCCTGGCGCTCACGCCCGTCGCAGCGCTGATGTTCCGGTTCAACAACCCGGACGCGCTGCTCGCCCTGCTCATGACGGTCGCCGTGTACTGCGTGCTGCGCGCCCTGGAGCAGGACCGGGGCGCGGCGAGGTGGCTCGTCCTGGCCGGTGTGGCCTTCGGGTTCGCGTTCCTCGCGAAGACGCTCCAGGCCTTTCTGATCCTGCCGCCGCTCGCCCTCGTGTACGTGGTGTGCGCGCCCGGCGGCCTCGGGCGGCGGCTCGGCCGGCTCGCCCTGGGCGGGCTCGCGATGCTCGTCTCGGCGGGCTGGTGGGTGGCCCTGGTCGAGCTGTGGCCGGCGTCCTCACGACCGTACGTCGGAGGCTCCCAGAACAACAGCTTCCTGGAGCTGACCTTCGGCTACAACGGCCTCGGCCGGATCAACGGCAACGAGACCGGCAGCGTCGGCGGGGGAGGCGGGGGCGGCGGCGGTGGCCGGTGGGGCGAGACCGGCATCGCCCGGATGTTCAACGACTCCATCGGCGGCCAGATCTCCTGGCTGCTGCCGGCCGCGCTGATCCTGCTCGTCGCGGGTCTCGTCGTCACCTGGCGGGCGCCCCGGACGGACACGGCACGCTCGGCGTTCCTGGTGTGGGGCGGCTCGCTGCTGATCACGCTCGCCGTGTTCAGCTTCATGGCCGGCATCTTCCACGAGTACTACACGGTGGCCCTCGCCCCGTACCTCGCGGCGCTGGTCGGCATGGGCGCGGCCGTGCTCTGGGAGGAGCGCACCCGGCTGCTCGCCTCGGCGGCCCTCGCGGTCACGGTGGGCGGGACGGCCTGGTGGGGCTGGACGCTTCTGGGGCGGACGCCGGAGTGGCTGCCGTGGCTGCGCTGGGCGGTGCTGGTCGCGGGCGCGGTGGCCGCGCTGGGGCTGCTGTTCGCGGGTCGGGTGGACCGGCGGATCGGCCTCGGGGTCGCGGGCCTCGGGCTGGCGGCGGGGCTCGCGGGCCCCTTCGCGTACACCCTGGCGACGCTGGACTCGGGCCATCAGGGCTCGATCGTCACGGCGGGTCCCGCGGGCGGCGCGATGGGCGGCCGGGGTCCCGGTGGCGGCATGCGGATGATGGAGGGCGGGGGCTTCCCCGGCGGCCCGGGCGGCCAGATGCCCGGCGGGCCCGGCGGTCCCGGTGGGCAGGCAGGCCGGCCAGGCCAGGGCGGCGGCCAGCCCCCCAACGGCCAGCTCCCCAACGACGGCCAAGGCCAGGGCCAGGCCCAAGGCCAAGGTCAGCCCCAGGGCCAGATGCCCGGCGGCACCCCGCCCCAGGGCATGACCCGCGGCGAGGGCTTCGGTGGCGGTGGCGGCGGCATGGGCGGGCTGCTCAACGGCGCCAGTGTCGGTACGGAGGCCAAGGACGCGCTCCTTGAGGACGCCGACTCCTACACCTGGGTCGCGGCCACGGTCGGCGCCCAGAACGCGGCCAGTTACCAACTGGCGACCGAGAAGCCGGTCATGGCGATCGGCGGCTTCAACGGCAGCGACCCGTCCCCGACGCTCGCGCAGTTCAAGCAGTACGTCGCGGAGGGGAAGATCCACTACTTCATCGGCGGCGGCGAGGGCGGCGGGACCGGTGAGGACGGCGGACGGATGGCCGGCGGCCGGATGGGCGGCGGCGGTGGTCCCGGCGGCAACTCGGAGATCTCCGCCTGGGTCTCGGCGACCTTCGAGAAGGTCACGATCGGAAGCGCCACCTTCTACGACCTGACCGCCGCGAAGTAA
- a CDS encoding MarR family winged helix-turn-helix transcriptional regulator has protein sequence MDRGNRYEDLARQVSAIGAVKRGLARVLPTECPSGSAIVLALLNHHGDMRMGRVSELMAVDMSVSSRHVAHTVDRGWVERLPDPADKRSRILHLTGAGEDMLAVLDRRLTDMLTRTLAEWSDEDVELLTTLLARLRDSFGDCRAHHA, from the coding sequence ATGGACAGAGGCAATCGATACGAGGACCTCGCCCGCCAGGTGAGCGCCATCGGAGCGGTCAAGCGCGGACTCGCGCGCGTCCTGCCCACCGAGTGCCCCAGTGGATCGGCGATCGTCCTGGCCCTGCTCAACCACCACGGCGACATGCGGATGGGCCGGGTGTCCGAGCTGATGGCCGTCGACATGTCGGTCAGCAGCCGGCACGTGGCCCACACCGTGGACCGCGGCTGGGTCGAGCGACTGCCCGACCCCGCCGACAAGCGCTCCCGCATCCTGCACCTGACCGGTGCGGGCGAAGACATGCTCGCCGTCCTGGACCGGCGGCTGACCGACATGCTCACCCGCACGCTCGCGGAGTGGTCCGACGAAGACGTCGAACTGCTCACCACCCTGCTCGCCCGCCTCCGCGATTCCTTCGGGGACTGCCGGGCCCACCACGCTTGA